A part of Dreissena polymorpha isolate Duluth1 chromosome 13, UMN_Dpol_1.0, whole genome shotgun sequence genomic DNA contains:
- the LOC127854881 gene encoding uncharacterized protein LOC127854881, with translation MATFSQSTVAKGSDSVIDFCCSPCLEHKTDQWAEFYCDNCLKLYCANCINLHGQLFGKHVTYGRRETKQWPVPKEVEDFLQKCDLHEDKRSELFCYDHSQLCCTDCSFLNHRQCVKVTLISESVNGPPPDLQRLSRKIQTILVELQRLTINWDTNMQSLQVSYNEELHELRKTRKKINTLFDEIENTTLKELDDKMTRLKVSLNNDMENCNKLKNELNRLSNAIENIIDKGKAELIFIASKKCLQKIKESETYLNENSVQVERILAFQANSDVQQYLSKL, from the exons ATGGCGACATTTTCTCAGTCAACTGTAGCTAAAGGCTCTGACTCAGTTATAGACTTTTGTTGTTCGCCATGTCTAGAACACAAAACTGACCAGTGGGCGGAGTTTTACTGCGATAACTGTCTTAAATTGTATTGTGCAAACTGTATAAACCTTCATGGTCAGTTGTTTGGGAAACATGTGACATATGGAAGGAGAGAAACAAAACAGTGGCCAGTGCCCAAAGAAGTGGAGGATTTCCTTCAAAAATGTGACCTTCATGAGGACAAACGTTCAGAATTGTTTTGttatgaccacagtcagctgtgttgCACTGATTGTTCTTTTCTCAATCACAG ACAATGTGTTAAAGTGACACTGATATCCGAGTCAGTCAACGGACCTCCACCAGATTTGCAGAGACTATCAAGAAAGATTCAAACTATTCTTGTAGAACTACAGAGACTAACGATTAATTGGGACACCAACATGCAGTCTTTGCAGGTGTCGTACAACGAAGAATTACATGAGCTACGTAAAACACGCaagaaaataaatacactttTCGACGAGATTGAAAACACCACGCTCAAAGAGCTAGATGATAAGATGACACGTCTAAAAGTTTCTCTCAATAATGATATGGAAAATTGCAACAAGCTAAAAAATGAACTTAACCGACTCAGTAACGCAATAGAAAATATTATAGATAAGGGCAAAGCagaactcatatttattgcaagtAAGAAATGTCTGCAAAAGATTAAAGAGTCGGAAACTTATCTAAATGAAAACTCTGTTCAGGTAGAACGTATACTGGCATTCCAGGCAAACAGTGATGTTCAACAATACTTATCAAAACTATGA